One genomic window of Arachis stenosperma cultivar V10309 chromosome 10, arast.V10309.gnm1.PFL2, whole genome shotgun sequence includes the following:
- the LOC130957936 gene encoding cationic peroxidase 2, translated as MEGVFNNKKFILVFVFMLGLCIGITTVHGQGTRVGFYSRTCPRAESIVRSTVRSHVNSDPTLAAKILRMHFHDCFVQGCDGSILISGPATEKTAFANLGLRGYEIIDDAKTQLEAACPGVVSCADILALAARDSVVLSGGLSWQVPTGRRDGRVSQASDVSNLPAPSDSVDVQKQKFASKGLNTQDLVTLVGGHTIGTSQCQFFSNRLFNFNGTAAADPAIDPSFVSNLQALCPQNTGAANRVALDTGSQFKFDTSYFSNLRNSRGVLQSDQALWSDPSTKSFVQRYLGLRGFLGLTFNVEFGKSMVKMSNIGVKTGTDGEIRKICSAFN; from the exons ATGGAGGGTGTTTTCaacaacaaaaagttcattctCGTGTTTGTTTTTATGCTTGGCTTGTGTATTGGTATCACCACAGTGCATGGCCAAGGTACCCGAGTAGGGTTCTATTCAAGAACTTGTCCTAGAGCCGAGTCCATTGTGAGGTCCACGGTTCGATCCCACGTTAACTCGGATCCTACTTTGGCCGCTAAAATTCTTAGAATGCACTTCCATGATTGCTTTGTCCAAGGCTGCGACGGTTCTATCCTTATTTCTGGCCCTGCCACCGAGAAAACGGCATTTGCAAACCTCGGACTTAGAGGGTACGAGATTATTGACGATGCAAAGACACAACTCGAGGCTGCCTGTCCCGGAGTTGTGTCTTGCGCAGATATCCTTGCTCTTGCTGCTCGTGACTCCGTCGTTCTG AGTGGTGGATTGAGTTGGCAAGTGCCAACAGGACGCAGAGATGGGCGCGTATCGCAAGCTTCAGACGTAAGCAACTTGCCAGCACCTTCAGACTCGGTTGATGTTCAGAAACAAAAGTTCGCATCCAAGGGACTCAACACACAAGACCTTGTTACTCTTGTAGGTGGACACACCATTGGAACTTCGCAATGCCAATTCTTCAGTAACAGATTGTTCAACTTCAATGGAACTGCTGCTGCTGACCCTGCCATTGACCCTTCATTTGTTTCAAATCTACAAGCACTGTGCCCTCAAAACACCGGTGCTGCAAACCGTGTTGCACTCGATACCGGAAGCCAGTTCAAGTTTGATACCTCTTACTTCTCTAATCTCAGGAACAGTCGTGGAGTCCTGCAATCTGATCAAGCACTATGGAGTGATCCTTCCACAAAGAGCTTTGTGCAAAGATATTTGGGCCTAAGAGGCTTTCTTGGCTTGACATTCAATGTTGAATTTGGAAAGTCTATGGTTAAGATGAGCAACATTGGGGTCAAGACTGGTACTGATGGTGAAATCCGCAAGATTTGTTCTGCTTTTAACTAA
- the LOC130955130 gene encoding uncharacterized protein LOC130955130: protein MAASALSNAILSPVSPPSQSVSSKPKTSLVKFPNPRSKPFIALCSSDSDAAPNHDATPIELRYPAFPTVMDINQIREILPHRFPFLLVDRVIEYNPGKSAVAIKNVTINDNFFPGHFPERPIMPGVLMVEAMAQVGGLVMLQPDVGGSRENFFFAGIDKVRFRKPVIAGDTLVMRMTLIKLQKRFGIAKMEGKAYVGGEVVCEGEFLMATGSGGSE from the exons ATGGCAGCCTCTGCTCTCTCCAATGCAATCCTCTCTCCCGTTTCTCCTCCTTCTCAATCTGTTTCCTCTAAACCCAAAACCTCACTTGTCAAATTCCCTAACCCCAGATCTAAACCCTTCATAGCGCTTTGTTCCTCTGATTCCGATGCTGCTCCTAATCATGATGCTACCCCCATTGAATTAA GGTATCCCGCATTCCCAACCGTCATGGACATCAACCAGATTCGTGAGATTTTGCCCCACAG GTTTCCTTTTCTTCTAGTAGATAGAGTGATTGAGTACAACCCTGGAAAGTCTGCAGTTGCCATCAAGAATGTAACCATCAATGACAACTTCTTCCCCGGCCACTTCCCCGAAAGGCCAATCATGCCTGGTGTTCTAATGGTTGAG GCAATGGCACAAGTTGGTGGTTTGGTCATGTTGCAACCTGATGTGGGAGGCTCTCGTGAAAACTTCTTCTTTGCCGGAATAGACAAAGTGCGATTTCGTAAGCCTGTGATTGCAGGAGACACCTTAGTCATGAGAATGACACTTATTAAGTTGCAAAAGCGATTTGGAATAGCAAAGATGGAAGGGAAGGCATATGTTGGAGGCGAAGTTGTGTGTGAGGGTGAGTTCTTGATGGCTACTGGCTCGGGAGGGAGTGAATAG